The Herbaspirillum sp. DW155 genomic interval CTTTTTGCAGGTGCTCTTGACCAGGTGATAGGCGTTGTGGCTGATGTTGCCCGAAGCGCAGATCACGATGTCAGCCGCGGCCAGCATTGGCGTGAGCCGATGCAGATTGTCTTCACGCCCGCCGTCGTGATGCAGGAAGCGTCCCGCGCGGGTCTCGATCTCGGTGCGGTAGTGATTGCGGGCGCCGGTCAGCCCGCCGACGCAGAGCACACAGCGGTCACCGAGGGACAAGGCGATGGGGGTGGCAGCAGAAGCAGCAGAAGCAGCAGCAGGACGCATGACGGGACTCGCGGGAAGTGAGTGACGGTCCCAGACTAAACGCTTGCTCGAGGCTT includes:
- a CDS encoding DUF2325 domain-containing protein, which gives rise to MRPAAASAASAATPIALSLGDRCVLCVGGLTGARNHYRTEIETRAGRFLHHDGGREDNLHRLTPMLAAADIVICASGNISHNAYHLVKSTCKKLGKPCVLVKGTGIASFLDGLGHLAASEAPQEGRSARGDRVLRGRR